One window of the Synechococcus sp. CC9311 genome contains the following:
- the leuS gene encoding leucine--tRNA ligase: MTAFSSPSSNAASSATDRYQPLALEERWQALWKEQRLYETQDPKPGQRAFYALSMFPYPSGTLHMGHVRNYVITDVIARVQRMRGDAVLHPMGWDAFGLPAENAAIERKIEPGVWTDSNIAQMRGQLGRLGLSIDWDREVATCHSDYYRWTQWLFLELHAGGLAYQKDATVNWDPVDQTVLANEQVDADGRSWRSGALVEKRDLRQWFLRITDYADALLDDLDQLQGWPERVRTMQANWIGRSIGAEIDFQVEAHPGTSITVFTTRPDTLFGVSYLVLAPDHALVDQLTTSEERISVTAFRDLMAELSQDERTSDDQPKRGVPTGAVAINPANGKSIPIWIADYVLADYGTGAVMGVPAHDVRDFSFARQHELPVQRVIEVSGTNEHVNDGEAWAGPGTLIHSAGFSGLSNDEAKTAITNHGAENGWARAKRQYRLRDWLISRQRYWGCPIPIIHCDDCGAVPVPRDQLPVELPTGIDLKGAGGSPLARAEDWVSVTCPKCGKPARRETDTMDTFMCSSWYYLRFADPHNRDLPFNATSVNRWLPVKQYVGGIEHAILHLLYARFFTKALNDRDLLQTKEPFERLLTQGMVQGTTYRNPRTGRYISPAAVKDESNPLDPDDGGPLEVLFEKMSKSKHNGVDPAAVIDRYGADTARMFILFKAPPEKDLEWDDADVEGQFRFLQRLWRLVDSEVNHDGVSPATGESDSDIRRAVHQAIKAVSEDLSDDFQFNTAISELMKLSNSLSSGLAQASPGVRQEAMSALVRLLAPFAPHLAEEFWQRLGGEDSVHCQPWPDHDPEALVLASIEVVIQVKGKVRGSMSVAADCSKEELERLALASDVAQRWLEGKPPRRVIVVPGKLVNLVPSS; this comes from the coding sequence GTGACGGCTTTCTCGTCCCCATCCTCCAACGCAGCCTCTTCGGCCACTGATCGCTATCAACCCCTTGCGCTCGAAGAGAGATGGCAAGCGCTTTGGAAGGAACAGCGTCTCTATGAAACGCAGGACCCGAAGCCAGGCCAGCGAGCCTTTTATGCGTTGTCGATGTTTCCTTATCCCTCGGGAACGCTTCATATGGGCCATGTCCGTAATTACGTGATTACGGATGTGATTGCACGGGTGCAACGGATGCGGGGTGATGCAGTGCTTCATCCCATGGGGTGGGATGCCTTTGGTTTACCCGCTGAAAATGCCGCAATCGAACGGAAGATCGAACCAGGTGTTTGGACAGACAGCAATATTGCTCAGATGCGAGGCCAGTTGGGTCGCCTGGGGTTATCGATCGATTGGGATCGCGAAGTAGCAACGTGCCATAGCGATTACTACCGTTGGACGCAATGGCTGTTCCTGGAACTGCATGCCGGCGGACTTGCCTATCAAAAAGATGCCACTGTCAATTGGGATCCCGTTGATCAAACGGTGCTCGCAAATGAGCAAGTGGATGCGGATGGTCGCTCCTGGCGTTCTGGAGCGTTGGTGGAAAAACGGGACTTGCGCCAATGGTTTTTACGCATCACGGATTACGCCGATGCCCTACTTGATGATCTCGATCAACTTCAGGGCTGGCCTGAACGTGTCCGCACAATGCAAGCCAATTGGATTGGCCGTTCCATTGGTGCGGAGATCGATTTCCAAGTGGAAGCCCATCCAGGCACTTCAATCACCGTTTTCACAACGCGACCAGACACATTGTTTGGAGTGAGCTATCTAGTTTTAGCTCCTGATCATGCCCTTGTTGATCAACTCACCACAAGTGAAGAACGCATTTCGGTGACTGCATTCAGGGATCTCATGGCTGAACTGAGTCAAGATGAGCGAACGTCTGATGATCAACCAAAACGAGGAGTTCCTACAGGTGCTGTTGCTATCAATCCAGCCAATGGGAAATCGATTCCCATCTGGATTGCTGACTATGTGCTGGCCGATTACGGAACAGGCGCTGTCATGGGTGTACCAGCCCATGACGTTCGAGATTTCTCATTCGCTCGACAACATGAATTACCTGTTCAAAGAGTGATTGAAGTTTCAGGTACCAATGAACATGTTAATGACGGTGAAGCCTGGGCAGGACCAGGCACCCTGATTCATAGTGCTGGCTTCAGTGGTTTAAGCAATGATGAGGCTAAAACTGCGATTACCAATCATGGGGCCGAAAACGGTTGGGCTCGGGCTAAGCGTCAATACAGACTTCGAGATTGGCTGATCTCTAGGCAAAGATATTGGGGGTGTCCAATTCCAATCATTCATTGTGATGATTGTGGGGCTGTTCCGGTTCCCCGCGATCAGCTTCCTGTGGAATTGCCAACTGGAATTGATCTGAAAGGAGCTGGAGGATCACCACTCGCTCGTGCGGAGGATTGGGTCAGTGTCACCTGTCCTAAATGTGGAAAACCAGCTCGGCGTGAGACCGACACGATGGACACCTTTATGTGTTCATCGTGGTATTACCTTCGATTTGCCGATCCTCATAATCGAGATCTTCCATTTAATGCAACTTCTGTGAATCGCTGGTTGCCGGTAAAGCAGTATGTGGGGGGAATTGAACATGCAATTCTTCACTTATTGTATGCGCGTTTTTTTACTAAGGCATTAAATGATCGTGATTTACTGCAAACAAAGGAACCCTTTGAACGTTTGCTAACGCAAGGCATGGTGCAGGGCACCACCTACCGCAATCCAAGAACTGGTCGTTATATCTCCCCGGCGGCGGTCAAAGACGAATCCAATCCCCTCGATCCGGATGATGGTGGACCGTTAGAAGTTTTGTTTGAAAAAATGTCCAAGTCGAAGCACAACGGTGTGGATCCTGCCGCTGTGATCGATCGTTATGGCGCCGATACTGCTCGGATGTTCATTCTTTTCAAAGCGCCTCCTGAAAAGGATTTGGAATGGGATGACGCTGATGTAGAGGGCCAATTCCGTTTCTTGCAGCGTCTTTGGCGTTTGGTTGATTCGGAGGTCAACCATGACGGAGTCTCCCCTGCAACGGGCGAATCAGACAGTGACATTCGTCGTGCTGTGCATCAGGCCATTAAGGCCGTTAGCGAGGATCTCAGCGATGACTTTCAGTTCAACACAGCGATTTCAGAGCTGATGAAGCTCAGCAACTCCCTTTCCTCTGGCTTGGCGCAAGCCTCGCCTGGCGTTCGGCAGGAAGCGATGTCAGCTCTTGTGCGCTTATTGGCGCCATTTGCACCGCATCTGGCCGAGGAGTTTTGGCAACGACTCGGCGGTGAAGACAGTGTTCACTGTCAGCCATGGCCTGACCATGACCCAGAGGCCTTGGTCTTGGCGTCCATTGAAGTGGTAATTCAGGTCAAAGGAAAGGTACGGGGATCGATGTCCGTAGCCGCTGACTGCAGCAAGGAAGAACTAGAGAGGTTGGCTCTTGCCAGTGATGTGGCCCAACGCTGGCTTGAAGGCAAGCCCCCTAGACGAGTGATTGTGGTTCCAGGAAAGCTCGTCAACCTGGTGCCGAGCTCCTAA
- a CDS encoding glucose-6-phosphate isomerase: protein MSFPDFSAIDSQTQWQRFCDLLWYHDDLGLWLDVSRMHLNSSALETLTPRLEQAFKAMEDLEGGAIANADEQRQVGHYWLRQPQLAPDQQVGASISAEIDAIDEFGKSILAGSIQAPNGQPFTDVLWIGIGGSALGPLLMVRALQDHQVGLPFHFFDNVDPNGMSRVLAGLGDRLRTTLVITVSKSGGTPEPHLGMEQARHRLEAHGGSWAKQAVVVTMAGSKLDQQAEKENWLQRFDMFDWIGGRTSITSAVGLLPGALIGCDIRGFLAGAAQMDEATRCPDVRRNPSALMAAAWYAAGEGKGKRDMVVLPYRDRLEVFSRYLQQLVMESLGKHLDRDGKEVHQGIAVYGNKGSTDQHAYVQQLRDGIDNFFVTFIEVLRDVDDIPSIEGERPGDFLDGFLQGTRSALTEGGRQSLSISMRSFDARRLGALIALFERAVGLYGELVNVNAYHQPGVEAGKKAAAAILNLQKQVEEVLSDGVSRSAVEIQKAIGSGTDEAIFWILRHLTGNNRGYVAQGSWDHPASMRFSKG from the coding sequence ATGAGCTTCCCGGATTTCAGCGCCATTGATAGCCAGACCCAGTGGCAACGCTTTTGCGATTTGCTTTGGTATCACGACGATCTCGGCCTTTGGCTCGATGTCAGTCGGATGCATCTCAACAGTTCTGCTCTCGAGACGCTCACTCCCCGACTTGAACAAGCTTTCAAGGCGATGGAGGACTTAGAGGGAGGTGCGATCGCAAACGCAGATGAGCAACGCCAGGTTGGACACTATTGGTTACGTCAGCCGCAGTTAGCGCCCGATCAACAGGTTGGGGCAAGCATCTCTGCTGAAATCGACGCCATCGATGAATTTGGCAAGTCAATTCTTGCTGGATCCATTCAGGCTCCAAACGGACAACCTTTTACGGATGTTCTTTGGATCGGGATCGGAGGCAGTGCCCTTGGACCTCTACTCATGGTTCGCGCTCTTCAGGACCATCAAGTAGGCCTTCCGTTCCACTTTTTCGACAACGTGGACCCCAATGGCATGAGCCGGGTTCTTGCAGGCCTCGGTGATCGTCTCCGTACAACATTGGTAATCACGGTAAGCAAATCGGGGGGGACACCCGAGCCCCACCTCGGCATGGAACAGGCAAGACATCGTCTTGAAGCTCACGGAGGCAGTTGGGCAAAGCAGGCGGTCGTTGTCACCATGGCGGGCAGCAAGCTCGATCAGCAAGCCGAAAAAGAGAACTGGCTCCAGCGTTTCGACATGTTCGACTGGATTGGTGGTCGCACCAGCATCACGAGTGCTGTGGGTTTACTTCCTGGTGCCTTGATTGGTTGCGATATCCGTGGGTTCTTGGCCGGGGCCGCCCAAATGGACGAAGCCACTCGCTGTCCAGATGTGCGTCGCAATCCATCAGCTTTGATGGCAGCAGCCTGGTATGCCGCTGGTGAAGGCAAAGGCAAACGCGACATGGTCGTGCTCCCTTACCGAGATCGTCTCGAGGTCTTCAGTCGGTATCTCCAACAGCTGGTGATGGAATCACTCGGCAAACACCTTGATCGCGATGGCAAGGAAGTGCATCAAGGCATCGCGGTCTATGGAAATAAGGGATCAACCGACCAACACGCGTACGTCCAGCAACTGCGTGACGGCATCGACAATTTCTTCGTGACGTTCATCGAAGTTCTGCGTGATGTGGATGACATCCCTTCGATCGAAGGGGAACGCCCTGGAGACTTCCTTGATGGGTTCCTGCAAGGAACGCGCTCAGCGCTTACGGAAGGAGGTCGTCAAAGCTTGAGTATCAGCATGCGTAGCTTTGATGCACGCCGTCTCGGAGCGCTGATCGCCTTGTTTGAGCGGGCCGTTGGTTTATACGGAGAATTGGTCAATGTGAATGCCTATCACCAGCCAGGAGTCGAAGCGGGCAAAAAAGCCGCTGCTGCCATTCTCAATTTGCAAAAACAAGTGGAGGAGGTCCTTTCCGACGGAGTGTCCAGATCTGCCGTGGAAATCCAAAAGGCCATTGGGTCAGGCACCGATGAGGCCATTTTCTGGATCCTGCGGCATCTCACTGGCAACAATCGTGGATACGTGGCACAGGGAAGCTGGGATCATCCAGCATCAATGCGCTTCAGCAAAGGCTGA